In the Setaria italica strain Yugu1 chromosome VI, Setaria_italica_v2.0, whole genome shotgun sequence genome, one interval contains:
- the LOC101781791 gene encoding protein ECERIFERUM 2, with product MVVDDATAGNGMPVHSYRLSTVVPGSVTGEAVDYELADADLLHKLHYLRAVHVFRAPAPGAAAVTVRDLKEPMFPWLDMYFPVSGRLRRRQAEADGEKAEAAAGRPYVRCNDCGVRIVEAACDATVDEWLEAEAERGGLSKALAYDKVIGPELFFSPLLYVQVTSFKCGGMALGFTWAHLIGDIPSAAACFSTWAQLFSGKKPPAPTLRDPLARPPSAAAPAGVTAPPSVKATAAPVGDHWAVPITRDMVPFSFHVTEQQLEGLQLGRQVGTFELVVALMWRALAAIRGPDEEEATRTVTVVRTTNPVPATSGGRLGLTNEHRIGHVIAVGPSSPAAADVSKLAALLAGARLKGVGAVAAAALAGAEDADVVVYGANLTFVDAESLDVYGLELGAWRPAHVEYAVDGVGDGGAAVVHRDAGGRGRAIAGVVRRGEADRLRAALRDALRVA from the exons ATGGTTGTCGacgacgccaccgccggcaaCGGCATGCCCGTGCACAGCTACCGGCTGTCGACGGTGGTGCCGGGGTCGGTGACGGGGGAGGCGGTGGACTAcgagctcgccgacgccgacctgCTCCACAAGCTGCACTACCTCCGCGCGGTGCACGTGTTCCGCGCcccggcgccgggcgccgccgcggtcaCCGTCCGGGACCTCAAGGAGCCAATGTTCCCGTGGCTGGACATGTACTTCCCCGTCAGcggccggctccggcggcgccagGCGGAAGCCGACGGCGAGAaagccgaggcggcggcggggcggccgtACGTGCGGTGCAATGACTGCGGCGTGCGCATCGTGGAGGCGGCGTGCGACGCCACCGTGGACGAGTggctggaggcggaggcggagcgcggCGGGCTGAGCAAGGCGCTGGCCTACGACAAGGTGATCGGGCCGGAGCTCTTCTTCTCGCCGCTGCTCTACGTGCAG GTCACCAGCTTCAAGTGCGGCGGGATGGCCCTCGGCTTCACGTGGGCGCACCTCATCGGCGAcatcccctccgccgccgcctgcttcaGCACGTGGGCCCAGCTCTTCAGCGGCAAGAAGCCCCCGGCACCCACCCTGCGGGACCCACTAGCCCGGCCTCCGTCAGCCGCCGCACCTGCTGGCGTGACGGCCCCACCGTCGGTCAaggccaccgccgcgcccgtcgGCGACCACTGGGCGGTCCCCATCACCCGCGACATGGTGCCCTTCTCCTTCCACGTCACCGAGCAGCAGCTCGAGGGCCTTCAGCTCGGCCGCCAGGTGGGCACGTTCGAGCTGGTCGTGGCGCTGATGTGGCGCGCTCTGGCCGCGATCCGGGGccccgacgaggaggaggcgacgCGCACGGTGACCGTCGTGAGAACCACCAACCCGGtgccggcgacgagcggcggccgCCTGGGGCTAACCAACGAGCACCGGATCGGCCACGTCATCGCGGTCggcccgtcgtcgccggcggcggccgacgtcTCGAAGCTGGCTGCGCTGCTGGCCGGCGCGCGCCTCAAAGGGGTCGGCGCAgtcgcggccgcggcgctggCGGGGGCGGAGGACGCCGACGTGGTCGTGTACGGTGCCAACCTGACGTTCGTGGACGCCGAAAGCCTGGACGTGTACGGGCTGGAGCTCGGGGCGTGGCGCCCCGCGCACGTGGAGTACGCCGTGGACGGTGTcggtgacggcggcgcggccgtcgtgcaccgcgacgccggcgggcggggccgcgCCATCGCGGGCGTCGTGCGCCGAGGCGAGGCGGACCGCCTCCGCGCTGCTCTGCGTGACGCGCTGCGCGTTGCTTGA